The DNA region CGGGATGCGCGAAGTCGACCGTCCACATCAGCACTTCGCCAAGGCCGGTCGACACCGGTCCGATTTGTGGATCCACCCCGGGTGGCAACGTGCCCGCCGCCTGCGTCAAGCGCTCACCCACTTGCTGGCGGGCGAAATAGAGATCGGTATCGTCGGTGAAGATCACCGTGACCTGCGCAAACCCGTTGCGCGAAATCGAGCGGGTTTCAACGAGGCCGGGCATGCCCGCCATGGCAGTTTCAATAGGATAGCTGACTTGGCGTTCCATTTCCGTCGGCCCGAGCGAGGGCGCAACGGCGTTGATCTGCACCTGCCGGTTGGTGATGTCGGGCACCGCATCGACAGGCAGTTGTACAAGCTGGGTCGCACCATAAATGGCGGCAAACGCAGTCAGGAGGACCACCAGCACCCTTCGCTCGACGGCGAAAGCGAGGATTTTTTCAATCATGGTTCGTCCTCTCAATGATCATGTTCGGCCTCGGCCTTGCCGAGTTCCGCTTTGAGGACGAAGGCATTGACGGTCGCAACGCGTTCGCCGACGCGCAGACCCGAGATGATCGGCACGGCGGAATCGCTGCCAGTGCCCACCGTCACCGGCCGCACGACAAAGCCGCGCGGCGTGCGCACGAAAACAACACTGCGCCCCTCAACCTCCTGGATCGCGCTGCGCGGCACCACTGGCACCCGCTGGCCATCGCTCCCGGGCGTCGTGACCCGCGCACTGACATTCTGGCCGACACGAAGGTCGCCATCGCGATTGTCGATGGTGGCGATCGCCTTGGCCGCCCCGGTGGCCGGATCAACAGCGGGGGAGAGGAACCGGATACGGCCCGTGTGCGGGTGATCGCTACCCTGAACAGAAAGCATCATCGTCTGGCCGACCCGAACGCGCTGGATATCGCGCGCAGGGATCATCAATTCCGCCCAGACCGTGCGCGGATCGGCCACCTGAAAAAGCTCGCGCTCGGGCGGAACATATTCACCCGGCGTAACGGTCACCGAAGTAACCTCACCCGCAACCGGCGAGCGCAGCGTCATCAGCCGGGTGGTGCCTCCTCCCGTCCCTGCACCCAGCGCGCGCAAGGCTTGCTCGGCTTGCTGCGCATCAATTCGCGCCGCATCGTAGGCGGCTTGCGCTGCTTCATATTCCTGACGTGCCGTGACACGTTGGCGGAACAGACTTTCCTCTCGCGCAAGAACAGTGCGTGCGGCTTCGGCTGCGCGCCGTGCGCGTGCCGATGCGCCCTGCGCCTCGGCAACCTCGCGGCTGTCAATGACAGCGAGCGCATCACCTACCGCGACCCGGTCGCCAAGCTGGCGCAAGATCCGCACGACAACGCCCGACGTGCGTGCGGTGACATGACCGACCGACTGTGTCGGCGGCACGAGCACGCCCGCCGTTGTCACTTCGCCCCCGGCAAAGCCTTCTCCGACTGCCGCAACCACGATCCCTGCTGTGCGCAGTTGCGCTTCGGTCACCATGATGGTGCCTTCCCCTGGCGCCGCCTCGGCTTCTGCATCGCCGCCAGTCTCAACGCCTTGGGCAGCTTCGTCGCTATGTGCTGCGTCGCCGCGCAGCACATAGCCCGCGCCGCCACCTACAAGGGCAATGATCGCGGCACCGCCGATCAGGGCCAGCATTTTCCGGTCAATCGTCATGATCAGTTCTCCTCGCGCGCATAGGCGCGATTGAGCGCGGCAATCGCGCGGGCCCGGTCGAGCCGGGCTTCAATGATGGAACGGCGCGCCGTCGTCAGCGCGCCTTGAACGTCGAGCAATTCAAGCAGCGAGAAGCGCCCGGCATTGTAGCCGACCTGCGCCAGCCTCACCGCCTCCTCGGCTTGGGCAAGGCCCGGTCCTTCAAGCGCGGCAAGCCGCGTCTCGGCAGCTTCAACCAGCATTAGTGCCTGCGCCCTGTCACGCCGCGCCTCGGCTCGCACCCGCTCTGCCTGATATTCGGCTGCGGTCTCGTCCGCTCGCGCCGCCTCGATCCCGCCGCGATTGCGATCACGGATCGGAATTGGCAGCGATAGGCCAGCAACAAACGCTGTATCGCGCCCGTCATTGAAACGCCGCAGCCCACCGCTCACAGTTACATCGGGAACAGCGGCCGACTGCGCCAGCGCCACCCGCGCCGCAGCAGCGCGGCGTTCCGCCTCGGCAAGCCGCTCGTCGATGCCGATAAAGGCAGGATCGTTCGTTGGTCGAAATTGCTTCGGCGCGCCCTCTGCGGCCGTCAGTTCCGGATCATCTGACCCGACCAGCACCGCGAGGTTTCGACGCGCGGCAAGCATGAGACTGAATGTTTCAACCTCGGCGGCACGAGCTTCGGCAAGCGCCGCTTGGGCACGCAATTGCCTTAGCGGCGGATCGCGGCCCGCTTCGACCAGAATGCGCGCCGTGTTGGCAAGCGATGACGCTTGCGCAGCATTGTCGCGCGCCAGCGTTGCTTGATCCGTCGCCGCTGCCAGCTCGGCAAAGGCCAGTTCAACGTCGCGAACCAGATCATTGCGCTCGCGCAGCAGGGCCAGGGCCACCACATCACGCTCGCTTGCCGCAACGGACCGCCTGGCGCTTCGCTGACCCCCGATCTCGAGCTGTTGACTAAGCGCCAGCGTGGTTTGTGTGCTGTCCAAGCCGCGGAAGGGACCGCTTCCGGCAAAATCCTCGAGCTCGAGGCTGACCTGCGGATTGGGACGGACGTTGGCCTGACGCGTGCGCGCTTCGGCTGCGGCGACACGCGCCTCAGCTGCAGCAAGGCGCGGTTGACTTGCAATGGCACGCTCGATCGCAGTCTCGAGCGTTATGGGTTCGGCCAAGGCCGGAAAGGCAGTGGCCAGCGCCGCAGCCATAAGGGCGGCGCGCAAGGATATGGGCATGGAAGACTCCTGAACTTGGCATGCGTTCAGCGCGCGAACCCACAGGTCCGTGCGCCGTTACGGTTCAAGTTCAGGCAGAAGGCGGCTGAAGCGGCGGGGCTTGCGCCAAAGAGCTCAGGATGGCGCTGTCTTGTGGCCGCATCGCGACACGGGCCAGCGACAGGCTTTCGGCCATGACCGGCGCGCCGGCATTGAGACCCACGCTGCAATGGTGATGAACCATGGCGTGGCAGGGAGCGTTTTCGTCATCAGGAGCATGTTCGCGATGCGCTGCTTCGGCATGGCCGCTTACGTCTGACGAAGCAATGACAGCACTAAAAGGCAGGGCATCATGCGCCATCGACGGCGATTCTACGCCGCCGAATGCCAGTCCAACCGCCAGCCAAAACAGAAGAAGAACGCGCGCCATTATGGCCGCACTAGCTTGAAAGGGTTAATCAAGCAATCTGACAGCTGCGATGTCACGAAATCAGTTCCTGCTGGCGCAACGCTTCCGCCAGATCGGCAGGTATCGGCATCGGCGCAAACGCGCTCACATTAGATCGGCCGGTGTTACCCACCGGCAACCGGCCCGTCA from uncultured Erythrobacter sp. includes:
- a CDS encoding efflux RND transporter periplasmic adaptor subunit, yielding MTIDRKMLALIGGAAIIALVGGGAGYVLRGDAAHSDEAAQGVETGGDAEAEAAPGEGTIMVTEAQLRTAGIVVAAVGEGFAGGEVTTAGVLVPPTQSVGHVTARTSGVVVRILRQLGDRVAVGDALAVIDSREVAEAQGASARARRAAEAARTVLAREESLFRQRVTARQEYEAAQAAYDAARIDAQQAEQALRALGAGTGGGTTRLMTLRSPVAGEVTSVTVTPGEYVPPERELFQVADPRTVWAELMIPARDIQRVRVGQTMMLSVQGSDHPHTGRIRFLSPAVDPATGAAKAIATIDNRDGDLRVGQNVSARVTTPGSDGQRVPVVPRSAIQEVEGRSVVFVRTPRGFVVRPVTVGTGSDSAVPIISGLRVGERVATVNAFVLKAELGKAEAEHDH
- a CDS encoding TolC family protein yields the protein MPISLRAALMAAALATAFPALAEPITLETAIERAIASQPRLAAAEARVAAAEARTRQANVRPNPQVSLELEDFAGSGPFRGLDSTQTTLALSQQLEIGGQRSARRSVAASERDVVALALLRERNDLVRDVELAFAELAAATDQATLARDNAAQASSLANTARILVEAGRDPPLRQLRAQAALAEARAAEVETFSLMLAARRNLAVLVGSDDPELTAAEGAPKQFRPTNDPAFIGIDERLAEAERRAAAARVALAQSAAVPDVTVSGGLRRFNDGRDTAFVAGLSLPIPIRDRNRGGIEAARADETAAEYQAERVRAEARRDRAQALMLVEAAETRLAALEGPGLAQAEEAVRLAQVGYNAGRFSLLELLDVQGALTTARRSIIEARLDRARAIAALNRAYAREEN